In Desulfopila inferna, a single window of DNA contains:
- a CDS encoding CotH kinase family protein has protein sequence MRLPRPPILTHWLLALVLSLFAALLFFLQDHTPVAEKLKVLQVRHVPSELLSYNKLGELFHKMGATTIIPNHSFRYKQQFDQPEMENIGPFQKRRQISGALIGIGEEYELMRAAAANLKKAVNDDNITISVVTEAENIDGEHGILTNYQQRGKKAERLAYAAIQKGDTLLQQSAVGFRLHGGTSRDPSLPKHSYRLYFRKIYGSQWLDVAEIFPKLAALRTLVVHDDIPDGWPLSNVIANDLYAMAGVNTTEYSQAEFILNGVDQGLVWLSPHLSKKYLRQKYNLESMHFHRYRGDKKNSVFWEDMDKLSTDATLTYEKVRGVIDIEGLMNYFIAVTFSGNTDWSQGVAFKDAKDDSSTWQWVAWDLDHCFTDWYASRSRNPDREVWQQEGLGLIFKEKLHRLGNSRLRLFRRLFIEDPSFEDYFIRRYVQILNHDLSPQQLAALYRKYEIILEKYDRESNPELLRFFQNRHGHIRYEMRHFFGLPEFQQLHVESDIIPEILVDSYPETLPYTGHYPGGMEVVVELPPKHDSQAGHWLVDGKKAAAGKVTISLQKKTTIRWVEQ, from the coding sequence ATGCGTTTACCCAGACCTCCCATACTTACCCATTGGTTGCTGGCTCTTGTCCTGTCGCTGTTTGCCGCGCTGCTGTTTTTCCTGCAGGATCATACACCTGTGGCGGAGAAACTAAAGGTCCTGCAGGTTCGCCATGTTCCTTCTGAGCTGCTCTCCTATAATAAGCTCGGAGAGCTATTCCATAAGATGGGCGCTACCACAATTATTCCTAATCACAGCTTCCGGTATAAACAGCAGTTTGATCAACCGGAAATGGAGAATATCGGTCCCTTCCAAAAGAGACGGCAGATAAGCGGCGCCTTAATCGGTATTGGAGAAGAGTATGAGTTGATGCGGGCTGCAGCAGCAAATCTGAAAAAAGCAGTAAACGACGACAACATCACGATCTCGGTGGTCACCGAAGCGGAAAACATTGACGGCGAACACGGTATTCTGACCAATTATCAGCAACGCGGTAAAAAAGCCGAACGTCTGGCTTACGCTGCAATTCAAAAAGGTGACACCCTGCTGCAGCAAAGCGCCGTCGGCTTCAGGCTGCATGGCGGTACCAGCCGGGATCCGTCTTTGCCAAAGCACAGTTACAGGCTCTATTTCAGGAAGATCTACGGGTCTCAATGGTTGGATGTTGCAGAAATTTTTCCCAAACTGGCGGCTCTCAGAACTCTGGTAGTGCATGATGATATTCCTGATGGCTGGCCGCTGAGCAACGTTATCGCCAATGATCTTTATGCAATGGCCGGGGTCAACACCACTGAATATTCCCAGGCCGAATTTATCCTCAATGGCGTCGACCAGGGTCTTGTCTGGCTCTCGCCGCATCTCAGCAAAAAATATCTCCGGCAGAAGTACAATCTCGAATCGATGCACTTTCACCGTTATCGAGGGGATAAAAAAAATTCCGTATTCTGGGAAGATATGGATAAACTATCAACTGATGCAACCTTGACCTATGAAAAGGTTCGCGGAGTGATAGATATTGAAGGTTTGATGAATTATTTTATAGCGGTTACCTTCAGCGGCAATACCGACTGGAGCCAGGGAGTGGCTTTCAAAGATGCCAAAGACGACTCTTCGACCTGGCAATGGGTTGCCTGGGACCTTGATCATTGTTTTACCGACTGGTACGCCTCCAGGAGCAGGAATCCCGACAGAGAGGTCTGGCAGCAGGAAGGGCTCGGACTCATCTTTAAAGAGAAGCTGCACAGGCTGGGGAACTCGCGGCTGCGGCTCTTCCGACGATTATTTATTGAAGATCCTTCTTTTGAGGATTATTTCATCAGGCGTTATGTACAAATTCTCAATCATGACTTGAGCCCGCAACAACTTGCTGCTCTCTATCGAAAATATGAGATAATTCTGGAAAAGTATGACAGGGAGAGTAATCCCGAACTGCTGCGCTTCTTTCAGAATCGTCATGGCCACATCCGTTATGAAATGCGTCATTTCTTTGGGTTGCCTGAGTTTCAGCAACTTCATGTCGAAAGCGATATTATTCCAGAGATATTAGTGGATAGTTATCCTGAAACGCTGCCTTACACCGGGCACTATCCTGGCGGAATGGAAGTGGTTGTCGAATTGCCGCCGAAACATGACAGTCAGGCGGGCCATTGGCTGGTGGATGGCAAAAAGGCTGCCGCCGGAAAGGTGACTATCTCTTTGCAGAAAAAAACAACAATCAGGTGGGTTGAACAATGA
- a CDS encoding ammonia-forming cytochrome c nitrite reductase subunit c552, producing the protein MIMKKKSVAGLGILLIFGLLACSPEEPQLVQPVNIPDNTIDPAVWGKAYPVEYDLWLQTEEPTPAGKSKYKVGFDADNITYDKLSMYPYMALLFNGWGFGIEYNEPRGHANMLKDQLEIDAKRVGAGGVCLTCKTPYAPELEENMGEDYYKLPFKEVVDRIPEEHRELGVACIDCHDNKDLTLQLSRNFTLGRALDAMGVQAEELNHQEMRSAVCAQCHVTYNITKTAEGKSDGIYFPWQTSTWGNISVENIIEKIRSDPNNKEWTQSVTGFKLAFMRHPEFELYSYQSTHWQAGASCSDCHMPYTKIGVQKVSDHRVMSPLKADLRACAQCHAEDTEWLKQRVIGIQDRTVSLMLRAGYATATAAKLFETLHNAQEEGTEFDPRFYAQAKDFYLEAFYRQLFIGAENSVGFHNPPEALRVLGDSVAFAGKSEALLRQMLAEADVQVPMDIDLELTKYVDERGENKLMGKPEQEIEDPFGLQKRFLQKR; encoded by the coding sequence ATGATCATGAAAAAGAAGAGTGTGGCCGGGCTTGGAATATTGCTCATTTTTGGCTTGCTGGCATGTTCGCCGGAAGAGCCGCAGCTGGTGCAGCCGGTAAATATCCCCGATAATACCATAGATCCGGCAGTCTGGGGGAAGGCCTATCCGGTGGAGTACGATCTCTGGCTGCAGACCGAGGAACCTACTCCTGCCGGTAAAAGCAAATATAAGGTTGGCTTCGATGCCGATAATATCACCTATGATAAGTTGTCCATGTATCCTTATATGGCGCTGCTGTTCAACGGCTGGGGGTTCGGCATCGAGTACAACGAGCCACGGGGGCATGCAAACATGCTCAAGGATCAGCTTGAGATTGATGCCAAACGTGTGGGCGCCGGTGGTGTATGCCTGACCTGTAAAACACCGTACGCTCCTGAGCTGGAAGAGAATATGGGAGAGGATTATTATAAGCTTCCCTTTAAGGAAGTGGTCGACAGAATCCCCGAGGAACATCGGGAGCTTGGCGTGGCCTGCATAGACTGCCATGACAATAAGGATCTGACACTTCAACTCTCACGCAACTTCACTCTGGGCAGGGCCCTTGATGCCATGGGTGTTCAAGCCGAAGAGCTTAATCATCAGGAGATGCGCTCTGCAGTCTGCGCCCAGTGCCATGTGACTTACAACATTACCAAGACGGCAGAGGGCAAATCCGACGGTATTTATTTTCCCTGGCAAACGAGTACATGGGGAAATATCAGCGTTGAAAACATCATCGAGAAGATTCGTAGTGATCCGAATAACAAGGAATGGACACAAAGCGTTACCGGTTTCAAACTGGCTTTCATGCGTCATCCCGAATTTGAGCTCTACTCCTATCAGAGCACACATTGGCAGGCAGGGGCCTCCTGCTCCGATTGCCATATGCCTTATACCAAAATCGGTGTCCAAAAAGTTTCGGATCACCGTGTCATGAGCCCGCTCAAGGCCGATCTGCGTGCCTGCGCCCAATGCCATGCAGAAGACACCGAATGGCTCAAGCAGCGCGTCATAGGAATTCAGGACCGTACCGTTTCGCTGATGCTGCGGGCCGGTTACGCCACGGCAACAGCAGCCAAGCTCTTTGAAACTCTGCACAATGCCCAGGAAGAGGGTACTGAGTTTGATCCCAGGTTTTATGCACAGGCCAAGGATTTTTATCTTGAGGCCTTCTATCGTCAGCTGTTCATTGGTGCCGAGAATTCCGTTGGCTTTCATAACCCTCCCGAGGCGTTGCGTGTTCTTGGCGATTCTGTGGCTTTTGCCGGTAAATCTGAAGCCTTGCTGCGCCAGATGTTGGCAGAGGCGGATGTGCAGGTGCCAATGGATATCGACCTGGAATTGACTAAATATGTGGATGAACGGGGCGAGAACAAGCTCATGGGTAAGCCGGAGCAGGAGATTGAGGATCCCTTTGGATTACAAAAGCGATTCCTGCAGAAGCGATAG
- the nrfH gene encoding cytochrome c nitrite reductase small subunit, producing MEMRKFFRPKYLLIGAVLLIGAGFFLAFGPPQMLAKTETPQYCASCHVMEDQYEAWQHQGAHRRQACVSCHLPHDNLVSYYLWKGIDGMKDLIVFHTGTVPERIEISNHGIEFIQGNCIRCHSATVEKMLDTERQCWDCHRNVQHRLAGSRLSL from the coding sequence ATGGAAATGAGAAAATTTTTCAGACCAAAATATCTGCTTATCGGTGCTGTACTTCTGATTGGTGCCGGGTTTTTTCTGGCCTTCGGCCCGCCGCAAATGTTGGCCAAGACCGAGACTCCACAGTACTGTGCCTCATGCCACGTCATGGAGGATCAATATGAAGCCTGGCAGCACCAGGGAGCTCATCGTCGTCAGGCCTGCGTGTCCTGTCATCTACCGCATGACAATCTGGTATCATATTATCTTTGGAAGGGCATCGATGGTATGAAGGACCTGATTGTATTTCATACGGGCACGGTGCCGGAGCGTATAGAGATTTCTAATCATGGTATTGAATTCATACAGGGTAACTGCATCCGCTGCCATTCTGCAACGGTGGAAAAGATGCTGGATACGGAGCGTCAATGCTGGGACTGCCATCGTAATGTGCAGCACAGGCTTGCCGGCTCCAGATTGTCACTGTAG
- a CDS encoding succinate dehydrogenase iron-sulfur subunit codes for MKINLKIQRYNPDSDEQPYFQEYQVEAQPNERLLDALMRVKRFQDGSLGFRKSCAHGVCGSDAMRINGKDGLACKMLIKDIVAEFGDTITVEPLRYLPVQRDLIVDQADFFAKYRSIKPYLINDEPVEEKERLQSQEDRLVFDDTTNCILCASCYSACPVLTENRKFLGPAAISQAYRFLADTRDRGFEERLPVLHDPDGVWPCENHFECTRVCPRSILITKRINQTKRMIEAHSHRADDEKS; via the coding sequence ATGAAAATCAATCTCAAGATCCAACGGTATAATCCGGACAGCGATGAACAGCCATACTTCCAGGAATATCAGGTTGAGGCGCAGCCCAATGAACGGCTGCTGGACGCTTTGATGCGGGTAAAGCGATTTCAGGACGGCAGCCTGGGTTTTCGCAAAAGCTGTGCGCACGGGGTATGCGGCTCGGATGCCATGCGCATCAACGGTAAAGACGGGTTGGCCTGTAAGATGCTGATCAAGGATATTGTGGCGGAGTTCGGAGATACCATCACCGTCGAACCGCTGCGGTATCTGCCGGTGCAGCGGGACCTGATTGTGGATCAGGCTGATTTCTTTGCCAAATATCGGTCCATCAAGCCCTATCTCATCAATGACGAGCCGGTCGAGGAGAAGGAGCGTCTCCAGTCCCAGGAGGACCGCCTTGTCTTTGACGACACTACAAACTGTATCTTGTGTGCTTCGTGTTATTCGGCGTGTCCCGTGTTAACGGAGAATCGAAAATTTTTGGGCCCGGCTGCGATCAGCCAGGCTTATCGCTTCCTGGCGGATACCCGCGACCGCGGTTTTGAGGAGCGGCTTCCGGTTCTGCATGACCCTGATGGGGTATGGCCCTGTGAAAATCACTTCGAGTGCACCAGAGTCTGTCCACGTTCGATACTGATCACTAAACGCATTAACCAGACCAAGCGGATGATTGAGGCGCACAGCCATCGGGCCGATGATGAGAAAAGCTGA
- the sdhA gene encoding succinate dehydrogenase flavoprotein subunit, with amino-acid sequence MPSGRRRCLVIHQFDTVIVGSGGSGLYAALEASQRSRTAVLSKLYPVRSHTGAAQGGISAALGNVEEDKAEWHAFDTVKGGDYLVDQKAAEILTREAIQAVYDLENRGLPFNRTAEGRIDQRRFGGHTRNFGEAAVKRACYAADRTGHMILQTLYQQCIKNEVAFYDEFQVIDLIREGNICRGVVAVELASGELHIFAAKAVLFATGGFGRMFKVTSNAYANTGDGPAVCARRGIPLQDMEFFQFHPTGIMGLGILISEAVRGEGGILRNRNGERFMERYSPVLLDLAPRDIVARALLTEIRAGKGIRGDGRIDDYVNLDATQIGKETLLAKLPDITGFCKTYLGIDPADSPIPVLPTAHYAMGGIPTDVHGCVVADGKGSLINGLYAVGECACVSVHGANRLGTNSLLDLVVFGRRAGRHIGDYVKHAEIPQLSEAAADPAREWLSGLTEGKSEHHGGHIADEMQTVMMEKVGIYRNDAQMQTAVAEIRQLRERYREVRVQDTSARFNTDLLELIELGNLLDLSLITATSALNRTESRGAHSREDYPLRDDDNWLQHTLAYLEEDSVRIDYRPVDTSIWEPKPRTY; translated from the coding sequence ATGCCCTCGGGCAGAAGGAGATGCCTTGTGATTCATCAATTCGATACGGTTATTGTTGGTTCCGGCGGTTCGGGCCTCTATGCAGCGCTGGAGGCGAGTCAGCGGTCCCGAACGGCGGTTTTGTCAAAACTTTATCCGGTTCGCAGTCATACCGGAGCTGCTCAGGGCGGCATCAGTGCGGCACTGGGGAATGTAGAGGAAGATAAAGCGGAATGGCACGCTTTTGATACGGTAAAAGGCGGTGACTATCTGGTCGACCAGAAGGCCGCTGAGATCCTGACCCGGGAAGCGATCCAGGCGGTATATGATCTGGAAAACCGGGGTCTGCCCTTTAATCGGACCGCAGAGGGGCGGATTGATCAGCGCCGTTTCGGCGGCCACACCAGAAATTTTGGAGAGGCAGCAGTAAAACGGGCCTGCTATGCAGCAGATCGAACCGGTCATATGATTCTGCAGACCCTCTATCAGCAATGCATTAAGAACGAGGTTGCCTTTTACGATGAATTCCAGGTTATCGATCTGATCAGGGAGGGCAACATCTGCCGGGGCGTGGTGGCCGTGGAACTGGCCAGCGGGGAGCTGCATATCTTCGCCGCTAAGGCGGTGCTCTTTGCCACCGGCGGCTTTGGCCGCATGTTCAAGGTCACCTCCAACGCCTATGCCAATACCGGAGACGGACCGGCCGTTTGTGCCCGTCGCGGCATTCCCCTGCAGGACATGGAGTTTTTCCAGTTTCATCCTACGGGCATCATGGGCCTGGGGATCCTGATTTCCGAAGCGGTGCGCGGTGAAGGAGGAATACTGCGCAACCGCAACGGCGAGCGCTTTATGGAACGCTACTCGCCGGTCCTGCTCGACCTGGCACCACGGGATATTGTCGCCCGCGCCCTGCTGACTGAGATCCGGGCCGGCAAGGGAATCCGCGGAGACGGCAGGATCGACGACTATGTCAATCTCGATGCAACTCAGATAGGCAAGGAGACGCTGCTGGCCAAGCTGCCGGACATTACCGGATTTTGCAAAACCTACCTCGGCATAGATCCCGCGGATTCACCGATCCCGGTTTTGCCGACGGCGCACTATGCCATGGGCGGCATTCCCACCGATGTCCATGGATGTGTAGTGGCCGACGGCAAAGGGAGTCTGATAAATGGACTTTATGCGGTTGGAGAATGCGCCTGTGTCTCCGTGCATGGCGCCAATCGTCTGGGTACCAACAGCCTGCTCGATCTGGTAGTTTTCGGCCGGCGGGCCGGACGGCATATCGGGGACTATGTCAAGCATGCCGAGATTCCGCAGCTCAGTGAGGCCGCGGCAGACCCTGCCCGCGAGTGGCTCTCCGGATTGACTGAGGGAAAATCAGAACATCACGGCGGTCATATAGCGGATGAGATGCAGACGGTCATGATGGAAAAGGTCGGCATCTACCGCAACGATGCGCAAATGCAGACGGCGGTAGCAGAGATACGGCAGTTGAGGGAACGCTATCGGGAGGTTCGTGTGCAGGACACCAGCGCACGGTTCAACACCGATCTGCTCGAGCTTATCGAGCTGGGCAACCTGCTGGATCTCTCCCTGATCACCGCAACATCGGCGCTCAACCGGACAGAGAGCCGTGGTGCACACAGCCGTGAAGATTATCCGCTGCGCGACGATGATAACTGGCTGCAGCACACTCTCGCTTATCTGGAAGAGGATTCGGTGCGTATCGATTACCGGCCGGTGGATACCTCGATCTGGGAACCAAAACCGCGCACCTACTGA
- a CDS encoding DMT family transporter — translation MNSENPVFTYVALGLAVIFWGLSFVATKVALQSFTPFCLMFLRFFGASLFFAILFRRTGFPPISRKSVKSLMFLALMQPGLYFTCETLGLQYTSATKTALIIATIPVFVLALSAILLKERMRPVNLLGILLSLIGVSLLVFGDQGRTALQGSLIGDLLIFGAVLSAAAYMIMARQLGSTIPSFQITGMQIIFGAILFFPAFLWDLPKFNWEAVSADSVIALIGLTLFATIGAFLCYNYALTKIPAARASVCINGIPMVTALGAWVLLGESLTTVQLFGGVVVLVAVFLANHAPRSQAIAKIVAEV, via the coding sequence ATGAATTCTGAAAATCCTGTTTTTACGTATGTCGCTCTGGGGTTGGCCGTTATATTCTGGGGGCTCTCTTTTGTTGCCACCAAGGTGGCCCTGCAGAGCTTTACCCCGTTTTGCCTGATGTTTCTGCGCTTTTTCGGCGCTTCGCTTTTTTTTGCAATACTATTTCGACGAACCGGATTTCCGCCGATTTCCAGAAAATCCGTAAAATCCCTGATGTTCCTGGCCCTGATGCAGCCCGGGCTTTACTTTACCTGTGAAACCCTCGGCCTGCAGTATACCTCCGCAACCAAGACAGCTTTGATCATTGCCACCATTCCGGTGTTTGTCCTGGCGCTCTCGGCTATCCTGCTGAAGGAACGTATGCGGCCCGTTAATCTGTTGGGGATCCTCCTCTCTCTTATCGGTGTCTCTCTATTGGTTTTTGGAGATCAGGGGCGGACTGCGCTTCAGGGCAGCCTGATCGGTGATCTTCTGATTTTCGGCGCCGTTCTTTCCGCCGCGGCGTACATGATCATGGCCCGACAGCTCGGCAGTACCATTCCCTCCTTTCAGATCACCGGTATGCAGATTATTTTCGGTGCCATACTCTTTTTCCCCGCCTTTCTGTGGGATCTGCCAAAGTTCAACTGGGAAGCGGTATCGGCGGATTCGGTCATCGCCCTGATTGGCCTGACACTCTTCGCCACGATTGGTGCATTCCTCTGTTACAACTATGCGCTGACCAAGATCCCTGCCGCCCGTGCTTCAGTATGCATCAACGGTATTCCAATGGTAACCGCCCTGGGAGCCTGGGTATTGCTTGGAGAGTCGCTGACAACCGTACAGCTTTTCGGAGGGGTAGTGGTCCTTGTGGCAGTCTTTCTCGCCAACCATGCACCGCGTTCTCAGGCGATAGCCAAAATCGTGGCCGAGGTGTGA
- a CDS encoding NAD(P)-binding domain-containing protein: MRTGFIGTGAITEALVTGLCTSKGGIGSITVSPRNEDKSKLLQKRFSQVTVGRSNQDVVDKSDIVVLAFLPRDRGSVLDSLKFRNDQILVNLLSGTQNSQIAAHTNSSCFISRAVPLPCAAEHIGPIVVFPDNDTVNQLFKNVGTVITVESEEQLESLSVITSLMAPYFQMLATITDWAIQTGVEQKQAGDYTAAMFEALSALARKSPGGRLRQLADESMTPGGLNELARKTINESGGFEFLKPALQAVADRVRGGKSR, translated from the coding sequence ATGAGGACGGGTTTTATTGGTACGGGTGCTATCACTGAGGCTTTGGTTACCGGACTATGTACCTCAAAGGGGGGCATCGGCTCTATTACGGTCTCTCCACGCAACGAGGATAAATCAAAACTGCTGCAAAAGCGGTTTTCTCAGGTAACGGTTGGCCGCTCCAATCAGGATGTTGTCGATAAGAGTGATATTGTGGTCCTGGCATTTTTGCCCAGGGATCGGGGGTCGGTCCTGGATTCCCTGAAATTCAGGAATGATCAGATACTTGTGAATCTGTTGAGCGGCACGCAGAATTCTCAGATAGCTGCGCATACAAACAGCTCATGTTTCATCAGCAGAGCAGTTCCATTGCCGTGCGCAGCCGAGCATATCGGTCCGATTGTGGTGTTTCCCGACAATGATACAGTTAACCAGTTGTTCAAAAATGTAGGCACCGTGATTACGGTTGAAAGCGAAGAGCAGCTTGAATCTCTGTCCGTGATCACTTCCCTGATGGCGCCATATTTCCAGATGCTGGCCACCATTACAGACTGGGCGATACAAACCGGAGTTGAACAGAAGCAGGCCGGCGACTATACCGCTGCCATGTTCGAGGCATTGTCCGCACTCGCCCGGAAAAGTCCGGGCGGCAGGTTGCGCCAGCTTGCCGATGAATCCATGACACCTGGAGGCCTGAATGAACTTGCAAGAAAAACCATCAATGAATCGGGCGGCTTTGAATTCCTGAAACCTGCTCTGCAGGCCGTTGCCGACCGGGTGAGAGGGGGAAAATCCCGGTGA
- a CDS encoding flavodoxin family protein has protein sequence MVKIIAIYGSPRRDGNSAALLKQAVAGARQQGAEVEEVILRDYNMSPCLEIYQCIKTGECAIRDDFPKVLEKLEASDGIILASPIFFYTVSAHTKILMDRCQSLWVRKYWIEKQDFKNAPQTRKGVFISIGATTGKKLFDGALLTVKYFFDVLNAGLWKTVLCRGVDRKGEIDKRDDCLQEAFEAGRDLAIVLKDEKKIAE, from the coding sequence ATGGTCAAAATTATCGCTATTTACGGCAGTCCCCGACGTGACGGCAACAGTGCCGCCCTGCTCAAGCAGGCAGTGGCCGGCGCCCGGCAGCAGGGCGCTGAGGTAGAGGAAGTGATCCTTCGGGATTACAACATGTCTCCTTGTCTGGAAATATATCAATGCATCAAAACCGGTGAATGCGCTATCCGTGATGACTTTCCCAAGGTTCTGGAGAAACTGGAAGCCAGCGACGGCATCATCCTCGCCTCTCCGATCTTTTTTTATACCGTGAGTGCGCATACAAAAATATTAATGGATCGCTGTCAGTCCCTCTGGGTGCGGAAGTATTGGATTGAAAAACAGGATTTTAAAAATGCCCCTCAGACCCGCAAAGGGGTGTTTATTTCGATAGGGGCCACAACTGGAAAAAAACTCTTTGATGGAGCCCTGCTCACGGTCAAATATTTCTTCGATGTTCTCAATGCCGGTCTCTGGAAAACCGTGCTTTGCAGAGGGGTAGATCGCAAGGGCGAGATCGACAAACGGGATGATTGCCTTCAGGAAGCATTTGAGGCAGGCAGGGATCTGGCAATTGTTCTGAAAGATGAGAAAAAGATTGCTGAGTGA
- a CDS encoding YwbE family protein → MKTGTQRADIKAGIKVSIVLKQDQRSGKLTEGIVRDILTNSPSHPHGIKVRLDNGLVGRVKSID, encoded by the coding sequence ATGAAAACCGGAACACAAAGAGCCGATATCAAGGCCGGCATAAAAGTATCCATCGTATTGAAGCAGGATCAACGTTCTGGAAAGCTCACCGAGGGCATTGTTCGGGATATTTTGACGAATTCGCCGAGTCACCCACATGGCATCAAGGTCCGGTTGGATAACGGTCTGGTGGGGAGAGTAAAGTCCATTGATTGA
- a CDS encoding AMP-binding protein, with amino-acid sequence MGLYDLSFYDVIQRNALAFGPQLCWHEVDDGRTLTFAEYKMQVDSLAAGLARAGIRKGDRIGVIGKNSLEFFLIYGAAAYLGAIVLPVNWRLSGDEVRFNLDDCQPRIIFADAEFQPLLQSGSIESNVQGSYNLKSDSGSLVPFTELMQEAENVAPAEVESTDGFVIIHTAAVAGRPRGALLSHGNMLFADMHFQYYLQLGAEDVHLNLLPLFHVGGLFLATSAFHAGSANLNISKFEATAAANLIQKHKATLFFDFPPILDSILKAAEENQIDISSLKSVVGLGTPEVIEKFQSVTDGYYYVMYGQTETSCLASMGRYNDCPGSAGKAIPLGDVQLVNDHDQPVAPGETGEITLKGPMVFKGYWGLPEDNAYTFREGRHHTGDLGRFNEDGFLFYAGRKAEKELIKPGGENVYPAEVEKIILQHPAVEQVVVIGVPDPKWKEGIKAVCLLKANATLEAAEVIEFVGARIARFKKPQYVEFVAELPLNKDGSIDRGKVKSLYGQS; translated from the coding sequence ATGGGACTATACGATCTATCTTTCTATGATGTGATACAACGGAATGCGCTTGCTTTCGGCCCACAGCTTTGCTGGCATGAAGTCGACGACGGCAGGACGTTGACATTCGCTGAATACAAGATGCAGGTTGACTCCCTGGCCGCCGGACTGGCCCGGGCCGGTATCCGAAAGGGAGACCGCATCGGTGTTATTGGCAAAAACAGTCTGGAGTTTTTTCTGATATATGGGGCTGCAGCGTATTTAGGCGCCATTGTTCTACCGGTTAACTGGCGGCTTTCAGGCGATGAAGTCCGCTTTAATCTTGATGATTGTCAGCCTAGGATCATCTTTGCCGATGCGGAATTCCAACCGCTTCTGCAGAGCGGAAGTATCGAATCAAATGTTCAGGGATCGTATAATCTGAAAAGTGATAGTGGTTCATTAGTACCGTTTACTGAGTTGATGCAGGAAGCTGAAAATGTGGCCCCTGCCGAAGTTGAAAGTACGGACGGATTTGTCATTATCCACACGGCTGCGGTGGCCGGACGCCCGCGCGGCGCCCTGCTCAGTCATGGCAACATGCTCTTTGCGGACATGCATTTTCAGTATTACCTGCAGCTTGGTGCGGAAGATGTCCACCTGAATCTGTTGCCGCTTTTTCATGTGGGCGGACTTTTCCTGGCCACAAGTGCATTTCACGCCGGAAGTGCCAACCTCAATATCAGCAAATTCGAGGCCACTGCCGCGGCCAATCTGATCCAAAAGCACAAGGCCACCCTGTTTTTTGATTTTCCTCCGATTCTTGACTCTATTCTCAAGGCCGCCGAAGAGAATCAAATCGATATCAGTTCGCTCAAGTCCGTTGTCGGCCTGGGGACTCCAGAGGTCATAGAAAAATTCCAATCGGTCACCGACGGGTATTATTACGTCATGTATGGCCAGACGGAGACATCCTGTCTCGCCTCCATGGGTCGATATAACGACTGCCCCGGTTCGGCAGGTAAGGCTATCCCGCTGGGCGATGTTCAGCTGGTGAACGATCACGATCAACCCGTTGCTCCCGGGGAAACGGGAGAGATCACCCTCAAGGGACCCATGGTGTTCAAGGGATACTGGGGATTGCCCGAGGACAATGCCTACACTTTCCGTGAAGGTCGTCATCACACCGGTGATCTCGGCCGTTTTAATGAGGACGGTTTTCTTTTCTATGCCGGACGAAAGGCTGAAAAAGAGTTGATAAAACCGGGCGGTGAAAACGTCTATCCTGCAGAGGTCGAAAAGATCATCCTGCAGCATCCCGCGGTGGAGCAGGTAGTTGTTATCGGTGTGCCGGATCCCAAGTGGAAGGAGGGCATCAAGGCGGTCTGTCTGCTAAAGGCAAATGCCACCCTGGAAGCTGCCGAGGTAATAGAATTCGTCGGTGCACGAATCGCCAGATTCAAGAAGCCGCAATATGTCGAATTTGTCGCTGAGCTGCCCCTGAATAAAGACGGTTCCATAGACCGGGGGAAGGTAAAGAGCCTTTATGGCCAGAGCTGA
- a CDS encoding universal stress protein encodes MKFLVGYNGSEVSRAALSLARTYADLFGAEVLVVTSMVGGASEKPDKIGKAAEDLKFAENFFKEKNIPCETHQLARGMAPGEDMVRFAEENDVDQIFVGIEKKSRTQKIILGSNAQYIILKAPCPVVSVNSP; translated from the coding sequence ATGAAATTCCTGGTAGGGTATAACGGCTCGGAGGTGTCCAGGGCTGCGCTATCTCTGGCGAGAACCTACGCCGATCTTTTTGGAGCAGAGGTGCTGGTGGTAACCTCCATGGTAGGTGGTGCAAGTGAAAAACCGGATAAAATTGGGAAGGCCGCCGAGGACCTGAAATTTGCCGAAAATTTTTTCAAAGAAAAAAATATACCCTGTGAAACCCATCAGCTGGCGCGAGGAATGGCACCCGGCGAAGATATGGTCAGATTCGCGGAGGAAAATGATGTCGATCAGATTTTCGTGGGAATTGAGAAAAAATCGAGAACCCAGAAAATTATATTAGGATCGAATGCTCAGTACATAATCCTCAAGGCTCCATGTCCCGTTGTGAGTGTCAACAGTCCGTAG